One region of Sebastes fasciatus isolate fSebFas1 chromosome 1, fSebFas1.pri, whole genome shotgun sequence genomic DNA includes:
- the LOC141774131 gene encoding myosin heavy chain, fast skeletal muscle-like, with protein sequence MGDAEMQCFGQASIYLRKPERERLEAQNSPFDAKTAYFVTEPAEMYLKGKLTKREGGKATVDTITGKTLTVKEEEIFPMNPPKYDKIEDMAMMTHLSEPSVLYNLKERYAAWMIYTYSGLFCVTVNPYKWLPVYDSGVVAAYRGKKRIEAPPHIFSISDNAYQFMLQDRENQSILITGESGAGKTVNTKRVIQYFATIAVAGGGKKSEQVQGKIQGSLEDQIIAANPLLEAYGNAKTVRNDNSSRFGKFIRIHFGTTGKLASADIETYLLEKSRVTFQLSAERSYHIFYQLMTGHKPELIEALLITKNPYDYYMISQGEISVKSIDDIEEFIATDTAIDILGFTADEKASIYKLTGSVMHHGNMKFKQKQREEQAEPDGNEVADKIGYLMGLNSADLLKALCYPRVKVGNEYVTKGQTVPQVNNSVSALCKSVYEKMFLWMVVRINEMLDTRQPRQFFIGVLDIAGFEIFDYNSLEQLCINFTNEKLQQFFNHHMFVLEQEEYKKEGIEWEFIDFGMDLAACIELIEKPMGIFSILEEECMFPKATDMTFKSKMYDQHLGKSAPFQKPKPAKGKAEAHFSLMHYAGTVDYNVTGWLEKNKDPLNDSVVQLYQKSSAKLLSHLYVAHAGAEAEGAKKAGKKKGGSFQTVSALFRENLGKLMTNLRCTHPHFVRCLIPNESKTPGLMENFLVIHQLRCNGVLEGIRICRKGFPSRVLYGDFKQRYKVLNASVIPEGQFIDNKKASEKLLGSIDVDQSQYKFGHTKVFFKAGLLGTLEEMRDEKLAILITMTQSLCRGFLSRREFTKMMERREAIYSIQYNVRSFMNVKTWPWMKLYFKIKPLLKSAETEKEMVQMKEDFGKMKDDLAKALSKKKELEEKMVSLLQEKNDLQLQIQSEGENLSDAEERCEGLIKAKIQLEAKVKDTAERLEDEEEMNAELTAKKRKLEDECSELKKDIDDLELTLAKVEKEKHATENKVKNLTEEMTSQDESIVKLTKEKKALQEAHQQTLDDLQAEEDKVNTLTKAKVKLEQQVDDLEGSLEQEKKLRMDLERAKRKLEGDLKLAHETIMDLENDKQQSDEKLKKKDFETSQLLSKIEDEQSLSIQLQKKIKELQARIEELEEEIEAERSARAKVEKQRADLSRELEEISERLEEAGGATSVQIEMNKKREAEFQKLRRDLEESTLQHESTAAALRKKQADTVAELGEQIDNLQRVKQKLEKEKSEYKMEIDDLSSNMEAVAKAKGNLEKMCRTLEDQLSEMKTKNEEHMRQLNDISVQRARLLTENGEFSRQLEEKEALVSQLSRGKQAYTQQIEELKRHIEEEVKAKNALAHSVQSSRHDCDLLREQYEEEQEAKSELQRALSKANSEVAQWRAKYETDAIQRTEELEEAKKKLAQRLQDAEESIEAVNAKCASLEKTKQRLLGEVEDMMIDVERANALAANLDKKQRNFDKVLAEWKQKYEESQAELEGALKESRSLSTEMFKLKNSYEETLDHLETLKRENKNLQQEISDLTEQIGESGKTIHELEKGKKCVEIEKCELQTSLEEAEASLEHEESKILRIQLELTQLKGEIDRKVAEKDEEIEQIKRNSQRVIESMQSTLDAEVRSRNDALRIKKKMEGDLNEMEIQLSHANRQAAEAQKQLRNVQGQLKDTILHLDEAVRGQDEMREQVAMVERRNNLMLAEIEELRAALEQTERSRKVAEQELVDASERVGLLHSQNTSLINTKKKLEADLIQIQGEVEDSVQEARNAEEKAKKAITDAAMMAEELKKEQDTSSHLERMKKNLEVTVKDLQHRLDEAENLAMKGGKKQLQKLEARVRELEGEVDAEQRRGADAIKGVRKYERKVKELSYQFEEDKKNIARLQDLVDKLQLKVKSYKRQSEESEEQANSHLSRYRKVQHEMEEAEERADIAESQVNKLRTKSREFVKTKEVAE encoded by the exons ATGGGCGACGCGGAGATGCAGTGTTTTGGCCAGGCGTCCATTTACCTCCGGAAGCCAGAACGAGAGAGGCTTGAAGCTCAAAACAGTCCCTTTGATGCTAAAACAGCTTACTTTGTAACCGAGCCCGCAGAGATGTACCTCAAGGGGAAACTTACGAAGAGAGAGGGCGGCAAAGCCACCGTGGATACTATCACTGGAAAG ACTCTCActgtgaaagaagaagaaatcttCCCCATGAACCCTCCAAAGTACGATAAGATAGAAGACATGGCCATGATGACCCACCTCAGTGAGCCCTCTGTGCTGTATAACCTCAAAGAGCGCTATGCAGCATGGATGATCTAC ACCTACTCCGGGCTGTTCTGCGTGACTGTGAACCCTTACAAGTGGCTCCCGGTGTATGACTCAGGGGTTGTAGCAGCATACAGAGGCAAAAAGAGGATTGAGGCTCCACCCCACATCTTCTCCATCTCTGACAATGCTTATCAGTTCATGCTCCAAG ATAGAGAAAACCAGTCAATCCTGATTAC CGGAGAATCTGGTGCAGGAAAGACTGTCAACACCAAACGTGTCATCCAGTACTTTGCGACAATCGCAGTGGCTGGAGGTGGAAAGAAATCTGAGCAGGTGCAAGGCAAGATACAG GGTTCGCTGGAGGATCAGATCATTGCAGCAAACCCACTGTTGGAAGCTTATGGTAATGCCAAGACTGTGAGGAATGACAACTCTTCACGATTT GGAAAATTTATCAGAATTCACTTTGGGACAACTGGAAAGCTGGCTTCAGCTGATATTGAAACAT ATCTGCTGGAGAAGTCTCGAGTGACGTTCCAGCTGTCTGCTGAGAGGAGCTACCACATCTTCTATCAGCTCATGACGGGCCACAAACCTGAGCTGATAG AGGCTCTCCTGATCACCAAAAATCCATATGACTATTACATGATCAGTCAGGGTGAAATCTCTGTCAAGAGTATCGACGACATTGAAGAATTCATTGCCACTGAT ACTGCTATTGACATCCTGGGCTTCACTGCAGACGAGAAGGCCAGCATTTATAAGCTGACGGGATCTGTGATGCATCATGGAAACATGAAGTTCAAGCAGAAGCAGCGTGAAGAGCAGGCTGAGCCCGATGGCAATGAGG TGGCAGATAAAATCGGCTACCTCATGGGTCTGAACTCTGCTGATTTGCTAAAAGCACTATGCTACCCGAGAGTGAAGGTTGGGAATGAGTATGTGACCAAAGGTCAAACTGTCCCACAG GTCAACAATTCCGTCAGCGCTCTCTGCAAGTctgtctatgagaaaatgttcTTGTGGATGGTCGTCAGAATTAATGAGATGCTGGATACCAGGCAGCCACGACAGTTCTTCATCGGCGTCCTGGATATTGCTGGGTTTGAAATTTTTGAT TACAACAGCTTGGAGCAGCTGTGCATCAACTTCACCAATGAAAAACTGCAACAGTTTTTCAACCACCACATGTTTGTGCTGGAGCAAGAAGAGTACAAGAAAGAGGGCATTGAATGGGAGTTCATTGATTTTGGTATGGACTTGGCTGCCTGCATTGAGCTGATTGAGAAG CCGATGGGCATCTTCTCCATCCTTGAAGAGGAGTGCATGTTCCCCAAGGCAACAGATATGACCTTCAAGAGCAAAATGTATGACCAGCATCTTGGAAAAAGTGCTCCCTTCCAGAAACCCAAACCTGCCAAAGGCAAAGCTGAGGCCCATTTCTCCCTGATGCACTATGCAGGCACTGTTGATTACAATGTCACAGGCTGGCTGGAGAAGAACAAAGACCCCCTGAACGACTCAGTGGTTCAGCTCTACCAGAAGTCTTCAGCCAAGTTGTTGTCTCACCTCTATGTAGCACATGCCGGAGCAGAAG CTGAGGGTGCGAAAAAAGCCGGCAAGAAGAAGGGTGGGTCTTTTCAGACCGTATCTGCTCTGTTCAGG GAGAATTTAGGCAAGTTGATGACCAACTTAAGGTGCACTCACCCTCATTTTGTACGTTGTTTGATTCCAAATGAATCAAAGACTCCTG GTCTCATGGAGAACTTCCTGGTCATCCACCAGCTGAGGTGTAATGGTGTGCTGGAAGGTATCAGGATCTGCAGAAAGGGCTTCCCAAGCAGAGTCCTCTATGGTGACTTCAAGCAGAG ATACAAAGTTTTGAATGCAAGTGTCATTCCTGAGGGACAATTCATCGACAACAAAAAAGCCTCAGAGAAACTCTTGGGCTCTATTGATGTTGACCAAAGTCAGTACAAATTTGGACACACAAAG GTGTTCTTCAAAGCTGGTCTGCTGGGAACTTTggaggagatgagagatgaAAAACTTGCTATCCTGATCACAATGACTCAGTCTCTCTGCAGGGGTTTCCTCAGTAGGAGAGAGTTTACCAAGATGATGGAGCGCAG GGAGGCAATTTACTCCATCCAGTACAACGTCCGCTCATTCATGAATGTCAAAACCTGGCCATGGATGAAGCTGTACTTCAAGATCAAGCCTCTGCTGAAGAGTGCAGAGACTGAAAAGGAGATGGTCCAAATGAAAGAGGACTTTGGAAAGATGAAAGATGATCTAGCAAAGGCTCTGTCTAAGAAGAAAGAACTGGAGGAGAAGATGGTTTCTCTGCTGCAGGAGAAGAACGATCTGCAGCTCCAAATTCAGTCT GAAGGTGAAAACCTCAGTGATGCGGAGGAAAGGTGTGAGGGGCTCATTAAAGCAAAAATCCAGCTTGAGGCCAAAGTCAAAGACACAGCTGAGAGactggaggatgaggaggaaatgaaTGCTGAGCTGACTGCAAAGAAGAGGAAGCTGGAGGACGAGTGCTCTGAGTTGAAGAAAGACATTGATGACTTGGAGCTCACCCTGGCCAAAGTGGAAAAGGAGAAGCATGCCACTGAGAACAAG GTTAAAAACCTCACAGAGGAAATGACATCTCAAGATGAGTCCATTGTCAAGTTGACCAAAGAGAAGAAAGCCCTCCAAGAGGCCCATCAGCAGACCCTCGATGACCTGCAGGCAGAGGAAGACAAAGTCAACACTCTGACGAAGGCCAAGGTCAAGCTGGAGCAGCAAGTGGACGAC CTTGAAGGTTCCCTGGAGCAAGAAAAGAAGCTTCGTATGGACCTTGAGCGAGCTAAAAGAAAGCTTGAAGGTGATCTTAAATTGGCCCATGAAACCATCATGGATCTGGAGAATGACAAGCAGCAGTCTGATGAGAAATTAAAGAA GAAAGACTTTGAAACAAGCCAACTTCTTAGCAAGATTGAGGATGAGCAATCACTTAGTATTCAGCTTCAGAAAAAGATCAAAGAACTTCAG GCTCGTattgaggagctggaggaggagattgAGGCCGAGCGGTCTGCTCGGGCCAAGGTGGAGAAGCAGAGGGCTGATCTCTCCAGGGAACTTGAGGAGATCAGCGAGAGGCTGGAAGAAGCTGGCGGAGCGACGTCCGTTCAGATCGAGATGAACAAGAAGCGCGAGGCCGAGTTTCAGAAGCTGCGTCGTGATCTCGAAGAGTCCACCCTGCAGCACGAGTCCACCGCTGCAGCTCTCCGCAAGAAACAGGCTGACACCGTGGCAGAGCTGGGAGAACAGATTGACAACCTCCAGAGAGTCAAACAGAAgctggagaaagagaagagtgaATACAAGATGGAGATTGATGACCTCAGCAGCAACATGGAGGCTGTCGCCAAAGCAAAG GGCAATCTGGAGAAAATGTGTCGTACTCTTGAAGATCAACTAAGTGAGATGAAGACCAAAAATGAAGAACATATGCGACAGCTGAATGACATTAGTGTACAAAGGGCAAGACTGCTAACAGAGAATG GTGAATTCAGTCGCCAGCTGGAGGAGAAAGAAGCCCTGGTCTCTCAGCTTTCAAGGGGCAAGCAGGCTTATACCCAGCAGATTGAGGAGCTCAAGAGGCACATTGAAGAGGAAGTTAAA GCCAAGAACGCCCTGGCTCATTCTGTCCAGTCATCTCGTCATGACTGCGACCTGCTCAGAGAGCAgtatgaggaggagcaggaggccaAATCTGAGCTGCAGCGTGCACTATCCAAGGCCAACAGCGAGGTGGCTCAGTGGAGAGCCAAATACGAGACTGATGCCATTCAGCGCACTGAAGAGCTGGAGGAGGCTAA GAAAAAGCTTGCTCAGCGTCTTCAGGATGCAGAGGAATCCATCGAGGCTGTGAACGCTAAATGCGCCTCTCTGGAAAAGACGAAGCAGAGACTGCTGGGTGAAGTGGAAGACATGATGATTGATGTGGAGAGAGCTAATGCTCTGGCTGCCAACCTCGACAAGAAGCAAAGGAACTTTGACAAg gttctTGCCGAGTGGAAGCAGAAGTATGAGGAAAGCCAGGCAGAGCTGGAGGGAGCTCTAAAAGAATCTCGTTCTCTCAGCACTGAGATGTTCAAGCTGAAAAATTCATATGAAGAAACTTTGGACCACCTGGAGACcctgaagagagagaacaagaatCTGCAAC AGGAGATCTCCGATCTAACTGAGCAAATTGGTGAGAGTGGAAAAACCATTCATGAACTGGAGAAAGGGAAAAAGTGTGTAGAGATAGAAAAGTGCGAACTCCAGACATCACTTGAAGAGGCAGAG GCTTCCCTGGAGCATGAGGAATCCAAGATTCTCCGCATTCAGCTTGAACTCACCCAACTCAAGGGTGAAATTGACAGAAAAGTCGCAGAGAAGGACGAGGAGATCGAGCAGATCAAGAGGAACAGCCAGAGAGTTATTGAGTCCATGCAGAGCACCTTGGATGCTGAGGTCAGGAGCAGGAACGATGCCCTGAGAatcaagaagaagatggagggaGACCTCAATGAGATGGAGATTCAGCTGAGCCACGCCAACCGCCAGGCAGCTGAAGCCCAGAAACAGCTGAGGAACGTGCAGGGACAGCTTAAG GATACGATATTGCACCTTGATGAAGCTGTTAGAGGTCAGGACGAAATGAGGGAGCAGGTTGCCATGGTGGAGCGCAGGAACAACCTGATGCTGGCTGAGATCGAGGAGCTGAGAGCTGCACTGGAGCAGACGGAGAGGAGCCGCAAAGTGGCTGAACAGGAGCTGGTTGATGCCAGCGAGCGTGTGGGACTGCTGCACTCTCAG AATACCAGCCTCATCAACACCAAGAAGAAGTTGGAGGCTGACCTCATTCAGATCCAAGGTGAAGTGGAAGATTCTGTCCAGGAAGCAAGAAATGCTGAAGAAAAAGCCAAGAAGGCCATCACTGAT GCTGCCATGATGGCAgaagagctgaagaaggagcaGGACACCAGCTCTCATTtggagaggatgaagaagaaccTGGAGGTGACAGTGAAAGACCTGCAGCACCGCCTTGATGAAGCTGAGAATCTGGCCATGAAGGGCGGCAAGAAGCAGCTCCAGAAACTTGAGGCTAGG GTTCGAGAACTGGAGGGCGAAGTTGATGCTGAGCAGAGGCGGGGTGCTGATGCTATCAAGGGAGTGCGAAAATATGAGAGAAAAGTAAAGGAGCTCAGCTATCAG TTTGAGGAGGACAAGAAGAATATCGCCCGACTTCAGGATCTGGTGGACAAGCTGCAGCTGAAAGTGAAATCCTACAAGAGGCAGTCTGAGGAGTCC GAGGAGCAGGCCAACAGTCACCTGTCCAGGTACAGGAAGGTGCAGCATGAGATGGAGGAGGCTGAGGAGCGCGCTGACATCGCCGAGTCTCAGGTCAACAAGCTGAGGACAAAGAGTCGGGAATTTGTTAAG aCCAAGGAAGTAGCGGAGTGA